One Sodalinema gerasimenkoae IPPAS B-353 DNA segment encodes these proteins:
- the crtB gene encoding 15-cis-phytoene synthase CrtB, with protein MLQLPKSPPKVTMRLSLEEAYEECRQITAKYSKTFYLGTRLMSEAKRRAIWAIYVWCRRTDELVDGPDAKQTTPETLDQWEARLEAIFAGHPQDELDLTLTDTLQRFPLEIQPFRDMIEGQRMDLYRSRYETFEELKLYCYRVAGTVGLMSEGVMGINRVASTAPWADGPYHPTQEAIALGIANQLTNILRDVGEDARRGRIYLPLEDLALFDYTERDLLEGVTDDRWQALMQFEIQRARKYYLEAEQGISALSPDARLPVWAATILYSNILTEIERNDYDVFSQRAYVPSWRKALCLPVAWLRAQAL; from the coding sequence ATGCTGCAACTGCCTAAATCCCCGCCCAAGGTCACCATGCGCCTGTCACTTGAGGAGGCTTACGAGGAATGCCGTCAAATCACCGCTAAGTATTCCAAAACTTTTTATTTGGGAACGCGGTTGATGTCCGAAGCGAAACGCCGTGCTATCTGGGCAATTTATGTCTGGTGTCGCCGCACGGATGAGCTGGTTGATGGCCCGGATGCGAAGCAAACGACCCCAGAAACTCTCGATCAGTGGGAGGCCCGTCTAGAAGCCATTTTTGCGGGTCATCCTCAAGATGAGTTGGACTTGACCTTGACGGATACGCTACAACGGTTTCCCTTAGAGATTCAGCCGTTCCGCGACATGATTGAGGGACAGCGGATGGATCTCTATCGTAGTCGTTATGAAACCTTTGAGGAGTTAAAACTCTATTGTTACCGGGTAGCGGGAACGGTGGGTTTAATGTCGGAAGGGGTAATGGGGATTAACCGAGTCGCATCCACCGCTCCCTGGGCCGATGGCCCCTATCATCCTACTCAGGAGGCGATCGCCCTGGGGATTGCTAATCAGTTAACGAATATTCTCCGAGATGTGGGGGAAGATGCTCGCCGAGGACGGATTTATCTGCCTCTGGAGGATTTGGCGCTGTTTGATTATACGGAACGGGATTTGTTGGAAGGGGTGACGGATGACCGTTGGCAAGCCCTGATGCAGTTCGAGATTCAACGGGCCCGCAAGTACTATCTAGAGGCGGAACAGGGTATCAGCGCCCTCAGCCCCGATGCCCGTCTCCCGGTTTGGGCGGCCACAATCCTCTACAGCAATATCCTCACGGAAATTGAACGCAATGATTATGATGTGTTCAGCCAACGGGCCTATGTGCCCAGTTGGCGCAAGGCGCTCTGTTTGCCGGTGGCTTGGTTACGGGCCCAGGCACTTTAG
- the pds gene encoding 15-cis-phytoene desaturase, translating to MRVAIAGAGLAGLSCAKYLVDRGHTPVVLERRDVLGGKIAAWKDEDGDWYETGLHIFFGAYPNMLQLFKELEIEDRLQWKEHTMIFNQPETPGTYSRFDFPDLPAPVNGLVAILRNNDMLTWAEKIRFGIGLLPAIVKGQSYVEEMDQYSFSEWLKRQNVPERVEKEVFIAMSKALNFINPDEISATIILTALNRFLQEKNGSKMAFLDGSPTERLCDPMVEYIEARGGQVRLKAPLKEIRLKDDGNVENFLIRGLDGAADEQLEADIYVSAMPVDPLKLLLPDPWRELDYFKQLEGLEGVPVINLHLWFDRKLTDIDHLLFSRSDLLSVYADMSNTCREYANPDKSMLELVLAPAQDWISKSDDEIVAATLTELKQLFPQHFGGESPATLLKSHVVKTPRSVYKATPGRQQHRPVQRTPLENFYLAGDFTLQQYLGSMEGAVLSGKLTAQAIDADLQTQGATPGTSAQSLTVEPATNAATA from the coding sequence ATGCGAGTTGCGATCGCCGGAGCCGGTTTAGCAGGACTATCTTGTGCCAAGTATCTTGTCGATAGGGGTCATACCCCCGTCGTCCTAGAACGCCGCGATGTCCTTGGGGGCAAAATTGCTGCCTGGAAGGATGAGGACGGAGATTGGTATGAGACGGGGCTACATATCTTTTTCGGGGCCTACCCGAATATGTTGCAACTGTTCAAAGAACTTGAGATTGAGGATCGTCTTCAGTGGAAAGAACACACGATGATTTTCAATCAACCGGAAACTCCTGGAACTTACTCAAGGTTTGACTTTCCAGATTTACCGGCTCCGGTCAATGGTCTCGTGGCGATTCTTCGCAACAATGATATGCTCACCTGGGCGGAGAAAATTCGCTTCGGTATTGGCTTACTTCCGGCTATCGTGAAGGGTCAAAGCTATGTCGAGGAGATGGATCAATACTCCTTTTCAGAGTGGCTGAAGCGGCAAAATGTCCCCGAACGGGTAGAAAAAGAGGTCTTTATCGCCATGTCCAAGGCGTTAAATTTCATTAACCCTGATGAGATTTCTGCCACCATCATTCTAACGGCTCTCAACCGTTTTTTACAAGAGAAAAACGGCTCCAAGATGGCGTTTTTAGATGGTTCGCCCACGGAACGGCTCTGTGACCCGATGGTGGAGTACATTGAAGCTCGGGGCGGTCAGGTTCGTCTCAAGGCTCCCTTGAAAGAGATTCGACTCAAGGACGATGGGAACGTTGAGAATTTCCTGATTCGCGGCTTAGACGGAGCGGCTGATGAGCAGCTTGAGGCCGATATCTATGTCTCGGCCATGCCCGTTGACCCCCTGAAGCTACTATTACCTGACCCCTGGCGTGAGTTGGACTACTTCAAACAACTTGAGGGCCTAGAGGGGGTTCCGGTGATTAATCTACATTTATGGTTTGATCGCAAACTCACCGATATTGATCATCTTCTGTTCTCCCGTTCCGACCTCTTGAGCGTGTATGCTGACATGAGCAATACCTGTCGGGAGTATGCAAATCCTGACAAGTCCATGTTGGAATTGGTATTGGCACCGGCCCAAGATTGGATTAGCAAATCCGATGACGAGATTGTGGCCGCAACCTTAACGGAGTTGAAACAACTCTTCCCACAACACTTTGGCGGCGAGTCTCCGGCAACCCTCTTGAAGTCTCATGTGGTGAAGACTCCTCGCTCTGTGTATAAGGCGACTCCCGGTCGTCAGCAACATCGCCCCGTTCAACGAACCCCTCTTGAGAACTTCTATTTGGCTGGGGATTTCACCCTGCAACAGTATCTCGGGAGTATGGAAGGTGCTGTGCTTTCTGGTAAGCTGACAGCGCAGGCGATCGATGCCGATCTCCAAACCCAGGGGGCGACCCCAGGAACTTCTGCCCAATCTTTGACTGTCGAGCCTGCGACGAATGCTGCAACTGCCTAA
- a CDS encoding ATP-dependent helicase, with the protein MTSPESKPSLVDRPQLIQDLRNSLRPGQQEMGDWQNGPLAVSAVPGSGKSTGMAIAAALTIARQRLHPRHQLLIVTFTRSAAANIKAKIRQNLELLKLPKWGFSVSTIHGLAFKIAGRHPEQSGLDLNQQTLIEDNHNQRLIRSCVEQWINEHPHLYQPLITGIEFDGEEAEQLRRQSVLRTDVLPNLAQTVIQEAKSSGLSPDQVAALGQLQADPYSILEIGAHLYDLYQQRLRSQQLIDYNDAILAALNVLDDPNIREHWQQETFAVFEDEAQDSSPLQQQLLDILAQTPDGTPNLIRVGDPNQAINSTFTPADPIYFRRFCHQCHQQQRQTTIQRAGRSSPILIEAANFTLTWINQQWRQQFQTPPHPGHASLPFEVQFIEAVTADDPQPNANPAPIAGGLQLHRPFDISETVDRLAQTLTDLFAQHPQATAAVLVRQKNQGQFIASELSQHHHHLNIYHVEAEQRLSGIPLEMLNLLQFVHRPHSGEALKGALEVFVGRQLIPRQDLDRLASLPERFLYPTILEPPQPPEVKAARRLCCALLQARLELPQTHLIGFFALTLDYSASELATADKLNERLLQQTSDRLSLGEFLDNLFNLVTSQPFDRVDTDLSDSQYTQPGRLTILTMHKAKGLDWDFVFLPFLHENMIPGELYVKPQIQFLGNFTLEEVARGQLRQHLWNRDALDHEPSQDCQSYDDYWQLAAQLKQAEEYRLFYVAMTRAKRLLWLSAAKDAPFTWNKTENLQAIPASPPFNALCNKYPDAIHPTKTE; encoded by the coding sequence ATGACCTCACCCGAATCTAAACCATCTTTAGTCGATCGCCCCCAACTGATCCAAGACCTGCGCAATAGCCTCCGTCCCGGACAACAAGAAATGGGAGACTGGCAGAACGGTCCCCTCGCCGTCTCCGCCGTTCCCGGTTCCGGAAAATCCACCGGAATGGCCATCGCCGCCGCCCTCACCATCGCCCGACAACGACTCCATCCGCGCCATCAACTCCTCATCGTCACCTTCACCCGCTCCGCCGCCGCCAACATCAAAGCCAAAATTCGCCAGAACCTAGAACTCCTCAAACTCCCCAAATGGGGCTTTTCCGTCTCCACCATTCATGGCCTGGCCTTCAAAATTGCCGGTCGTCATCCCGAGCAATCCGGCCTGGATCTCAACCAACAAACCCTCATCGAAGACAATCATAACCAGCGTCTCATCCGCAGCTGCGTCGAACAATGGATTAATGAGCATCCCCATCTTTATCAACCCCTCATCACCGGAATTGAATTTGACGGCGAGGAAGCCGAACAACTCCGTCGCCAATCCGTCCTGAGAACCGACGTTCTGCCCAACCTGGCCCAAACCGTTATCCAAGAAGCCAAATCCTCAGGACTCTCCCCAGACCAAGTCGCAGCCCTTGGCCAACTCCAAGCCGACCCCTATTCCATCCTAGAAATTGGCGCTCATCTCTACGACCTCTACCAACAGCGACTGCGGTCGCAGCAACTCATCGACTACAACGACGCCATTCTCGCTGCCCTCAACGTCCTTGACGACCCCAACATCCGAGAACACTGGCAACAGGAAACCTTCGCCGTCTTTGAAGACGAAGCCCAAGACTCCTCCCCCCTACAACAACAACTCCTCGACATCCTAGCCCAAACTCCCGACGGAACCCCCAATCTCATCCGGGTGGGTGACCCCAACCAAGCCATCAACTCCACCTTCACCCCCGCCGATCCCATCTATTTCCGCCGCTTTTGTCATCAATGCCACCAACAGCAACGACAGACCACCATCCAACGGGCCGGACGCAGTAGCCCCATTCTCATCGAAGCCGCCAACTTCACCCTCACCTGGATTAACCAACAGTGGCGCCAACAGTTCCAAACCCCGCCTCATCCAGGCCACGCTTCCCTTCCCTTTGAAGTCCAATTCATCGAAGCCGTCACCGCCGATGACCCCCAACCTAACGCCAACCCAGCCCCCATCGCCGGAGGCTTACAACTGCATCGTCCCTTTGATATCAGCGAAACCGTCGATCGCCTGGCCCAAACCCTAACCGATCTCTTCGCGCAGCATCCCCAAGCCACCGCCGCCGTTCTCGTCCGTCAAAAAAATCAAGGGCAGTTCATCGCCAGCGAACTCAGCCAACACCACCATCATCTCAATATCTATCATGTCGAAGCCGAACAACGACTCTCCGGCATCCCTCTAGAGATGTTGAACCTGCTGCAATTCGTCCATCGTCCCCATTCGGGCGAAGCCCTCAAAGGGGCCCTAGAAGTCTTCGTGGGTCGTCAACTCATCCCCCGTCAAGACCTCGATCGCCTCGCCAGCCTCCCCGAGCGATTCCTCTATCCCACCATTCTCGAACCCCCCCAACCCCCCGAAGTCAAAGCGGCCCGTCGTCTCTGTTGCGCCCTCCTGCAAGCCCGCCTGGAACTGCCCCAAACCCATCTCATCGGCTTTTTCGCCCTAACCCTAGACTATAGTGCCAGTGAACTGGCCACCGCCGACAAACTCAACGAGCGACTCCTTCAGCAAACCAGCGATCGCCTCTCCCTCGGAGAATTCCTAGACAACCTCTTTAATCTCGTCACCAGCCAACCGTTCGATCGCGTTGACACAGACTTATCGGACTCTCAATATACCCAACCGGGGCGACTGACGATTCTCACCATGCACAAAGCCAAAGGACTAGACTGGGATTTTGTCTTTCTCCCCTTTCTCCACGAGAACATGATTCCTGGAGAGTTGTACGTCAAGCCTCAAATCCAATTCCTGGGCAACTTCACCCTCGAAGAAGTCGCCCGAGGACAACTACGCCAGCATCTCTGGAACCGAGACGCCCTCGACCACGAACCCAGTCAAGACTGCCAAAGCTACGATGACTATTGGCAACTGGCCGCCCAACTCAAACAAGCCGAAGAATATCGCCTCTTTTACGTTGCCATGACTCGGGCCAAACGCCTTCTCTGGCTATCGGCCGCTAAAGACGCCCCCTTTACCTGGAACAAGACAGAAAACCTACAAGCCATACCCGCCTCCCCCCCTTTCAACGCTCTCTGTAACAAGTACCCAGATGCTATTCACCCAACAAAGACTGAATAA
- a CDS encoding single-stranded DNA-binding protein → MNSCIFMAEIVQDPQLRYTSDSQTAVTELLVQIDPLRDGDAPETLKVVAWRKLAEVVPQNFHRGDRVVIEGRLGMILFERPEGFREKRAEVTAQRIHLISHATGGVAPMTPPPGASMPSPAPVTPINTSVNAPMDAPINPATPGSSPDEPLSDDIPF, encoded by the coding sequence ATGAATAGCTGTATTTTCATGGCGGAGATTGTTCAAGATCCGCAACTGCGATACACAAGTGATAGTCAGACGGCAGTTACCGAGTTATTGGTGCAGATTGACCCACTCCGAGATGGGGATGCACCGGAAACGCTCAAGGTGGTGGCCTGGCGGAAGTTAGCTGAGGTTGTCCCCCAAAACTTCCATCGTGGCGATCGCGTGGTGATTGAAGGCCGTTTGGGTATGATTTTGTTTGAGCGCCCGGAGGGTTTCCGTGAGAAACGGGCTGAGGTAACGGCTCAGCGGATTCACCTAATCTCTCACGCGACTGGGGGAGTGGCCCCGATGACTCCTCCACCGGGAGCCTCGATGCCATCTCCGGCCCCGGTTACGCCGATTAATACCTCGGTGAACGCTCCCATGGATGCTCCCATCAATCCAGCCACCCCAGGCTCTTCTCCCGATGAACCGCTATCGGATGATATTCCGTTTTAG
- the rsmG gene encoding 16S rRNA (guanine(527)-N(7))-methyltransferase RsmG, with protein sequence MVEFDLIDDPTTPSLPSEVWEGSLAWPMTLTMQAEFQRFYDCVVQGNRRANLTRILEPMDFWEKHLWDSLRGVLPFLSGEVPLPDSPRLVDIGTGGGFPGIPLAIARPDWSLTLLDSTQKKVRFLQAAIAHLQLSQVQAIAGRAETLGALRPYRGGYDVALLRAVAAPSVCLGYARSWLKPGGWAVLYRGQWRDEEQEDLQQGLQGFELVTIDAFVTPQTQATRHSVMLRRLSSG encoded by the coding sequence ATGGTGGAGTTTGACCTGATTGATGATCCTACTACTCCCTCCCTGCCGTCTGAGGTCTGGGAGGGGAGTTTGGCTTGGCCGATGACCTTAACGATGCAGGCTGAGTTTCAACGGTTTTATGATTGTGTGGTGCAGGGGAACCGTCGCGCCAATTTGACGCGGATTCTCGAACCCATGGACTTTTGGGAGAAGCATCTCTGGGATTCCCTACGAGGGGTGCTGCCGTTTCTCTCGGGTGAGGTGCCGTTACCGGACAGTCCTCGTCTGGTCGATATTGGTACGGGGGGCGGGTTTCCGGGCATTCCTCTGGCGATCGCCCGGCCGGATTGGTCTCTGACGCTATTGGATTCGACTCAGAAGAAGGTGCGCTTTTTACAGGCGGCGATCGCTCATCTTCAGTTGTCTCAGGTGCAGGCGATCGCTGGTCGGGCGGAAACCTTAGGTGCGTTACGGCCCTATCGAGGGGGCTATGATGTGGCGCTGTTACGAGCGGTGGCGGCGCCCTCGGTGTGTTTGGGCTATGCTCGCTCTTGGCTGAAACCGGGAGGCTGGGCGGTTCTGTATCGTGGCCAATGGCGAGATGAGGAGCAAGAAGATTTACAGCAAGGCTTACAAGGCTTTGAGTTGGTCACGATTGACGCGTTTGTGACCCCACAGACTCAAGCCACTCGTCATAGTGTGATGTTACGACGGCTGAGTTCTGGCTGA